From Vanrija pseudolonga chromosome 1, complete sequence, a single genomic window includes:
- the usp101 gene encoding U1 small nuclear ribonucleoprotein gives MTALLPPNLLRLFAPRPQPPYLKPLTKEPSIRGPDKLDGISSIVKRLREEAEEAEYQEGLEDKPKVKADEDGEDKKAELQQQMDVDGEDGEVKEVVKKEVPKGKGKKKDPIAAAGVIGQEAVKMRRELRKKRKEEYKKSSEKQWDPNHDSHVGGDPYKTLFISRLSSKATETDLQQEFDVYGKIDKIHIIRDRKGKSRNYAFIVYERERDMKAAYKDADGIPIHHKKIVVDVERGRTVKGWKPRKLGGGLGGRPKPVDPATQFGFGGPPGGGFRGGFRGGFRGGFRGGPPGGGGFRGGGGGFRGGPPGGGGGFRGGYGGGGPPGGGGFGGPRGPPGGGFGGGGGGGGYGGPPGGGGGGGGYGGSNGYGDGPGGGGGFKREYGAPGGGGGYGGGGSSYDDRDSKRPRY, from the exons ATGACTGCATTGCTGCCGCCCAATCTCCTGCGGCTGTTCGCACCACGGCCGCAGCCGCCATACCTCAAGCCGCTCACGAAGGAGCCCTCGATCCGCGGCcccgacaagctcgacggcatTTCGAGCATCGTCAAGCGTCTGCGcgaagaagccgaggaagccgagtACCAGGAAGGCCTGGAGGACAAGcccaaggtcaaggcggacgaggacggcgaggacaagaaggccgagctgcagcagcaaatggacgttgacggcgaggacggcgaagtcaaggaggtcgtcaagaaggaggtgccaaagggcaaggggaagaagaaggaccCTATCGCCGCTGCGGGTGTTATTGGGCAAGAGGCCGTCAAGATGCGCCGAGAGCTGAGAAAAAAGCGCAAGGAGGAGTACAAGAAGAGCTCGGAGAAGCAGT GGGACCCCAACCACGACAGCCACGTCGGCGGTGACCCGTACAAGACGCTCTTCATCTCGCGATTG TCATCCAAGGCGACCGAGACGGACCTGCAACAGGAGTTTGATGTCTACGGCAAGATCGACAAGATCCACATCATCCGCGACCGCAAGGGCAAGAGCAGGAACTATGCGTTTATCGTGtatgagcgcgagcgcgacatgAAAGCGGCATACAAGGACGCAGACGGCATTCCAATTCACCACAAGAAgattgtcgtcgacgtcgagcgaggaCGCACCGTCAAGGGCTGGAAGCCACGaaagctcggcggcggactGGGAGGTCGACCCAAGCCAGTCGACCCGGCAACACAGTTCGGCTTTGGCGGGCCACCTGGTGGTGGATTCCGGGGTGGATTCCGTGGTGGCTTCCGCGGCGGGTTCCGTGGAGGACCACCTGGAGGTGGTGGATtccgcggcggaggaggaggtttCCGCGGTGGaccgcccggcggcggcggcggcttccgCGGCGGGTACGGTGGTGGCGGACCacctggaggaggaggcttTGGTGGTCCTCGCGGACCTCCAGGGGGCGGAttcggcggcggaggtggcggcggtggctaCGG TGGCCCacctggcggcggcggtggtggtggtggctatGGCGGATCGAACGGTTACGGCGACGGCCctggcggaggcggtggctTCAAGAGGGAGTACGGCGCccccggcggtggtggagggtatggaggcggcggcagcagctacgacgaccgcgactCGAAGCGGCCACGATACTAG
- the TEC1 gene encoding Transcription activator TEC1 yields MASAQADTALGVPAVPASSGAASFPTCTPETLYLHVVGRWPAPDLGAPVDHGNVHGVGRGVTPLDVGSSDPLELDTRNDSSHAAVARAKKRRKVQRRSKVSEIWFPRAELAFCTCVASIPPNGRTKIKFFGRPLGRNELIAAICTLATQRMYNRKQISSHSQVLKDKVPPPYKEIFTFEDKARGGDDPAENSTANVIENYPFPETIYNIINYPVGTDLANAPKPQWLVDLEARGNEASPTNETSSRPFNYWANAQSEYPGYYERDSGLYGNKVKLERDARGGSHAVDAGVDSAYAYSYSQSHPSMRQQGQLPPPFSVHQPPPHTLPPLGSSRDVDPHGVSLAASTASGMSDSAHGAGRYTYGSTPQSALSTRPLPGSVWEGEHSRSPTSTNSAFDASGSTAVSPRHSTSASVPSSWQDVKPSLLRDGLGGEHLTLPPLQESYTGNNAGASSGEWKDRPVYGDTKWVTSAATLATQSGAQRDGLPSLPLPSIGAMASQTASAYGTLASSATSPWSAASGAFGVSPSWDVSRTRGASFAISSIELTAQTGETVLSLTPASAIVSSTPLPWNTVYMWKARYPFLELISSAPSVPVYHIDMPLALPKDYTARLALLERITELGLRTTLRQTTDTSTWSNDWVLTTESGYAQTRGSTKYSRTVSPLRQRPSGEYGAQSRLPDLARLYEHLLRLGGPPDERGQDGLNSVGAPMTMLVQRVAREGFHTQPTTTANDDWASAAAIIIYSVFITPDDSTTGSVPICRPVEFESPPRPEDVQADQLVHDLILAEEHTPSKFVWLPG; encoded by the exons ATGGCAAGCGCTCAGGCAGACACTGCACTAGGGGTCCCTGCCGTTCCTGCCAGTTCGGGGGCGGCAAGTTTCCCAACCTGTACACCAGAAACGCTCTACCTTCACGTCGTGGGGAGGTGGCCAGCGCCCGACCTGGGCGCACCCGTGGACCACGGTAATGTGCATGGCGTTGGGCGTGGCGTCACACCACTCGACGTGGGCTCATCTGATCCACTCGAACTGGACACGCGCAACGACAGTTCTCACGCCGCTGTCGCACGAGCCAAGAAGAGGCGCAAGGTTCAGCGGAGATCCAAAGTGTCCGAAATCTGGTTCCCTAGGGCCGAACTGGCGTTTTGCACGT GTGTGGCAAGTATTCCCCCAAACGGACGTACCAAGATCAAGTTCTTTGGCCGACCTCTAGGGCGCAATGAGCTGATCGCTGCCATCTGCACTCTGGCCACCCAGCGCATGTACAACCGCAAGCAGATCTCTAGTCATTCCCAGgtgctcaaggacaaggtccCACCTCCTT ACAAGGAGATCTTCACCTTCGAGGACAAGGCCCGAGGTGGAGACGATCCTGCAGAAAACTCGACCGCCAATGTCATTGAAAACTATCCATTCCCCGAAACCATCTACAACATCATCAACTACCCTGTTGGCACAGACCTCGCCAACGCGCCAAAGCCTCAGTGGCTAGTTGATCTCGAGGCTCGCGGCAACGAGGCATCCCCTACAAATGAGACGTCGTCCCGCCCTTTCAACTATTGGGCAAACGCGCAGTCCGAGTACCCCGGCTACTATGAGCGCGACTCTGGCCTCTACGGCAACAAGGTCAAGCTAGAGCGCGACGCACGCGGTGGTTCCCACGCTGTGGATGCTGGTGTAGACTCTGCCTACGCCTACTCATATTCGCAGTCACATCCCAGCATGCGCCAGCAGGGCCAGCTCCCACCACCGTTTTCTGTTCATCAGCCACCACCGCACACGCTCCCACCCCTCGGGTCGTCTCGCGACGTTGACCCTCACGGGGTATCTCTTGCGGCCAGCACTGCCTCGGGGATGAGCGACTCTGCCCATGGTGCCGGCCGCTACACCTACGGCTCCACCCCGCAGTCTGCATTGTCTACCCGTCCTCTGCCTGGGAGTGTGTGGGAGGGCGAGCACAGCAGATCTCCGACGTCCACCAACTCTGCCTTTGACGCGTCGGGATCGACCGCCGTGTCTCCCCGCCACTCGACTTCGGCTTCCGTGCCGTCCAGCTGGCAGGACGTCAAGCCCTCTCTTCTTCGCGACGGCCTGGGTGGCGAGCATTTGACCTTACCGCCACTGCAGGAGTCGTATACAGGCAACAACGCAGGCGCTAGTAGCGGCGAGTGGAAGGACCGCCCAGTTTACGGCGATACGAAATGGGTGACATCGGCGGCGACACTGGCGACCCAGAGCGGCGCCCAGCGCGACGGTCTTCCGTCGCTCCCGCTTCCGTCGATCGGCGCCATGGCCAGCCAGACTGCCAGTGCTTACGGCACTTTGGCTTCGTCTGCGACTTCGCCGTGGTCGGCAGCGTCCGGCGCGTTTGGCGTGTCTCCTTCATGGGATGTCTCTCGCACACGCGGGGCGTCGTTTGCGATTTCGTCGATAGAGCTCACTGCCCAGACGGGCGAAACTGTGCTGTCGCTTACTCCGGCGAGCGCGATTGTCTCATCTACACCCCTTCCGTGGAACACGGTGTACATGTGGAAAGCCCGGTATCCGTTCCTGGAGCTCATCTCCAGTGCGCCCAGCGTGCCGGTCTACCACATTGATATGCCCCTTGCTCTTCCAAAGGACTACACTGCACGCCTCGCTCTCCTGGAGCGCATTACCGAGCTAGGACTGCGCACCACGCTTCGCCAAACGACGGACACGAGCACGTGGAGCAACGACTGGGTTCTGACGACCGAGTCGGGCTACGCTCAAACTCGCGGCTCGACTAAGTACTCGCGAACCGTTTCGCCACTTCGCCAGCGTCCTAGTGGCGAGTATGGAGCCCAATCTCGCTTGCCGGATCTCGCCCGTCTGTACGAGCATTTACTGCGTCTGGGCGGTCcgcccgacgagcgaggCCAGGACGGGCTGAACTCTGTTGGTGCCCCCATGACCATGCTCGTccagcgcgtcgctcgcgagGGATTCCACACACAGCCGACAACTACCGCCAACGATGACTgggcgtcggccgcggcgatcaTTATCTACTCGGTCTTTATCACGCCCGACGATTCAACGACTGGCTCTGTACCCATTTGCCGTCCTGTCGAGTTTGAATCCCCGCCTCGTCCCGAAGACGTACAGGCGGATCAACTCGTTCACGACCTCAttctcgccgaggagcacaCCCCCAGCAAGTTTGTCTGGCTCCCTGGTTAG